The Mytilus galloprovincialis chromosome 4, xbMytGall1.hap1.1, whole genome shotgun sequence genome contains a region encoding:
- the LOC143073076 gene encoding RNA-binding protein MEX3B-like isoform X2 produces the protein MICKASDFTRNSRMFVVKINQNSRSEHDNFVKCCKIKALRAKTNTYIKTPVRGEEPVFVVTGRKEDVNLAKREILSAAEHFSQIRASRRNSSVSSNGPPSPSAPGQVTIQVRVPYKVVGLVVGPKGATIKRIQQQTHTYIVTPSRDKEPVFEVTGLAENVDKAKIEIESHIAIRTGGQIEGQEDDFHNNGIDSGFQEMNGNNFLAFKSMNGFNSFTDYQNTLNGSKLMSQSSVFNFPPVSKISDFAPLTMNTGFTNGFSMYDNDEGFGGSPQFDQMPPSNSIWPDSLTGLVGSSFQRRCSSLGSAASQHSLSPPLTDSNSQSSGQNSPPVADLVRHMNGDFIPSSTTTVSTAFGNITTTASYAPSSCDQDMMSSDSISASIINSVVDSPKMIGGISCPVKVPTLNGRQCLMCSESNIVAALVPCGHNLFCMECASLIVEKPVMDRLCPVCLQTPTQAIRILS, from the coding sequence GTTGCAAGATTAAAGCATTAAGGGCCAAGACAAACACCTACATTAAGACACCAGTCCGTGGAGAGGAACCAGTATTTGTTGTCACTGGGAGAAAAGAAGATGTCAACCTGGCCAAAAGGGAGATTCTGTCAGCAGCTGAGCACTTCAGCCAGATTAGAGCATCTCGGAGGAATAGTAGTGTTTCCAGCAATGGACCCCCTAGTCCCAGCGCTCCAGGACAGGTGACCATTCAGGTCAGAGTTCCTTACAAAGTGGTTGGTCTTGTAGTTGGACCAAAAGGTGCTACAATTAAAAGAATTCAGCAGCAGACCCACACATATATTGTCACACCTAGTCGAGACAAAGAACCTGTTTTCGAGGTTACTGGTCTTGCAGAGAATGTAGATAAGGCCAAGATTGAAATAGAAAGTCACATAGCAATCCGTACTGGAGGTCAGATCGAGGGCCAAGAAGATGACTTCCACAACAATGGAATAGACTCTGGTTTTCAGGAAATGAATGGCAACAATTTTCTAGCATTCAAATCCATGAATGGATTCAATTCCTTCACCGACTATCAAAACACTCTCAATGGAAGTAAGCTTATGTCACAATCTTCAGTATTCAATTTCCCACCAGTCTCAAAGATTTCAGATTTTGCACCTCTTACAATGAACACTGGCTTCACTAATGGTTTCAGTATGTATGACAACGATGAAGGTTTCGGAGGGTCACCACAGTTTGACCAGATGCCACCCTCAAACTCCATTTGGCCAGATTCTCTCACAGGACTTGTTGGATCGTCTTTCCAACGTCGCTGTAGTAGTTTGGGTAGTGCAGCATCACAACACAGTCTATCACCACCACTTACAGATTCCAACAGCCAGTCCAGTGGTCAGAATTCACCACCAGTTGCCGATCTAGTCCGTCATATGAATGGTGATTTCATTCCCTCGTCAACCACCACTGTTTCAACTGCTTTTGGAAACATCACAACTACTGCAAGCTATGCTCCAAGTTCATGCGATCAAGATATGATGTCCAGTGACAGCATTAGTGCATCAATCATCAACAGTGTTGTTGATTCACCGAAAATGATCGGAGGAATATCCTGTCCTGTTAAAGTTCCAACACTTAATGGGCGACAGTGTTTAATGTGTTCAGAAAGTAACATTGTTGCAGCTCTTGTACCATGTGGACACAATCTGTTTTGTATGGAGTGTGCGAGTTTGATTGTGGAAAAGCCTGTTATGGACCGTCTTTGTCCAGTTTGTCTCCAAACACCAACTCAGGCTATCCGAATACTTTCATAA